Sequence from the Maribellus comscasis genome:
TTTCTGAATTCCTCTTCAAAATCCTCTGGTAAATCTTTTCCCAAATGTTCCGTAAAAAATTTCAAATTTTCTTTCATCGAGGTGCCGGTTATTTGCTCCAGAACCGTTTCCTGTTCCAGTTCACATCCCAATTCCGACATCATTTCCCTAAACACTTTGGCTGAAATTGCCTCACTGTCAACCAACACCCCATCGCAATCAAAAATTATACATTTATATTTCATACGAATTATTTTTACAACCACTGCATCATATCTACCCAAAAATGTTGCCCTAATCCAACGGTAAAAATCAGGAACCCCATAATTCCATGAACTATGGCAGTGAACAGCACGCTTTTGGTTTTATCGTAGAGCCAGGCCAAATATATTCCTGCAAAAAAAGTCAAAACCAGCGAAAGCACACTGAAATATACAATGTGTACAAAACTAAAAGTTATCGCACTGGCCAAAATCAAAATCCATTTATTTTGAAACAGACGGGAATATCGCATAAAAAGAAATTTCCGGTAAACGACTTCCTGTCCGTAAGCTGAAAATACCGGATAAAACCCCAACATTGCCAGCCAAATTGCAGGGTTTCTGCGTGGCAGATTAAACAGGTTCTCAGGCTCAAAAATCAAAACAAATATCAATAGAAAGATTCCGCTCAGTACAACAACCAGCAGTTGCTGCAACCACATTTTTTTTGAAATATTCAGACGAACCAAATCACGCAAATGAAAATCTTTTTGTTTTCTGAAATACAAAATTAGCGCAACTAAAACAGGCAATAAAACGGAACTGGGATGAATTATATTCTCCTCAAAAAACAGAAACAGGGGCACACCAATAAACAGAACAACAAATTCAGTGGCGAGAACAATTTTCTTTTTTACCATTTTAGAAATCTGATAAAAATGTAACTCCTGTAATTTTTTCTGAAAGTTCCCATAATTTTTTGGCATCTGCAAGATTATGCGAAGCTTCATTTGACTCCACTTTTACAGGATATCCTTTCATTTCCCTGAATCCGCCAGGCCCGTAAAATTCTCCGCCTTTTACACCTACGTCTACGCAAGCGCGAATTTGCGGCAAGGCCCCCATTTCCGCACTCTGAAAAAACGCATTCAAAAGTACTTTCAAAATCTTAAACAAAAATTTCTTTTCAAGATAGCGGGCCAGGTTGGTATCGGAGACTCCGGGATGAGCAGAAATAGCCAGCGTGTCTACTCCGGCGGTTTCCATTCTTCGCTGTAACTCGTAGGTAAATAATAAATTAGAAAGTTTCGAGCGCCCGTAAGACTTTGTCGGACTGTAGTCTTTGCCATTTTCAAAAAGAAGGTTATCAAAATTCATTTTACCTTGTTTGTGCGCCAAACTGCTCACGTTTACTATTCTTGAATTTTGTGTGTTTCTTATCAGATCAAAAAGTTGCCCGGTTAATGCAAAATGCCCGAGATGATTGATCCCGTTTTGCGCCTCCAGGCCGTCTTTAGTTGTAAAATAGGGAGTCATCATTATTCCTGCATTATTCAGAAGCACATCTATTTTTGTATACTTTCCCTTAAAATCATCAGCAAATTTTTTAATAGATTCAAAACTTGATAAATCAAGTTGCATCACCACAATTTTTCCTTTGGTCTCACCAATCTCGCTTTTTGCTTTCTCTCCATTTTCCATCGATCGGCTGGCGAGAATTACTTCGGCTCCTTTTTGTGCAAAAACTTTCACCGATTCAAAACCAAGTCCGCTGTTTCCTCCGGTTACAACAATTACTTTCCCCGTCAGGTCAGGAATATTTTTGCTTGTCCATTTTCCGTTTTCCATGTTTCTTTTATTTTGACAATTCAATTATATCTTTTGCCTTAAGCACATTCTGACGGAAGCCCCGTAGCATTGAATTTATCATTGCCTGCCCTATTTGAGTAGTACTAACAACCGAATTTGGAGACAAAGCTTTGACAATTTTTACCAGCCACATAAAATAGTCATACATAAACCGGTAGCTTTTTGTTCGCGATTTAATACCACGCAATGGAATTATTATTCCGGGCCTGAACATAAATGCCTGTTTAAATCCGAGTTTCAAGAGATCGTTTTCGGTTTTTCCTTTTATTCGTGCCCACATTACTCTACCGCTTTCTGAAGAATCCGTTCCTTGTCCGGATACATAATTAAAAGTCATTTGCAGATTATTTTCCAGAAGTATTTTTGCCAGAGCCAGTGTAAATTCGTACGATATTTTTTTGTATTGTTCTTCCTTCAAACCAACGGAACTTATTCCAAGGCAATAAAAACAGGCATCGTAACCAGTCAGCTGATTTTTTACATCAGAAAAATTGGTAAAATCTTTATGAATCAATTGCTTCAGCTTTGGGTGATCTATTTCGAGATGATTTCTTCCAACAGCTAAAACTTCCGATATTTCCGGATGATCCAGACATTCCAGCAGAACACCTTTCCCGACCATTCCGGTTGCTCCTGTAACAATTACTTTTTTCATTTTATAGGTTTTAAATGAATTCGTGTTATTTCACTTTTTGTCCCCACACGCATTGGCGGGCCAAATGTTCCGGCACCCTGAGAAACAAAAAGTTTTGTTTCATTAAAACTGTGCAGTCCTTTGTTGTATTGAAAAATAAGACCGGCAATATATTTTATCGGGAAAAGCTGGCCTGCATGAGTATGTCCCGCCAAATACAAATCTACGCCGTGATTACTTGCATATTGAATTCCATCGGGACTGTGATGCAACAACAGAGTAGGCTTACTTTTATCGGGAGAGAGACTTTCGAGTGTACTTTTTATCGTGTTTTTCTGTCCCGTTGTATGTATATTAAATGTTTCACTGTCGGCTGCCATATGATTTAGTCCAATAATCTGTAGCCCATTCCAATGATAAATCTCGTTTTCCAGAACGTGTATATTTATTTCCGTCAAATAGTTCTTAACCATTTGAACACCTGAGTACTTATCATGATTACCTTCAACAAAAAAGATGGGCTTGTGAATATCGGTCAACGGAGCCAGACTTTCTTTTGAGAGATTTATAACGCCATCAAACAAATCTCCTGTAATAAACACGGCGTCAACATTTTGCCGATTCACTTTTCTAACAATTTTTTCTAAAAAAATTTTGCCGCGAAAATGACCAATATGAATATCAGAAAGATGCATAATTCTGATTTCTTTGCTCAATCCTGTAATTCCGATTTCCTGTTGAGTCACCTGAACGTTCCAGGCGTTAAACACGCCATAAACTGAAACAAGGGATGTTATTGCCAATGCAAGAATACCCCTGTTTTTGGGTGAAAAATGTGCAAAAATATTTACTGCCTCAACCAGCAAAACCGACAAAATCAGGTAGAGTAAAACACCCATTACAATTGCTGCCAGCATGTAGATAATATTCCCCCATCGTTTTGTGGAATTTGAGAGTGGCATCATCCCAAAAACCATAAAGGCAGTTGTCGCAGGAAACGCCAAATATAAAAGCCTTGTGTTCTCAATGGCGAAATAAAAATTAAAGCGGCGGGAAAGATAAATATTTGCCCCGGCAATAATCGCCAGAAACAACAATAAAAAAATCAGTGGAAAAAATCGTTTCATAAAAAATAATGTAATTATTTCACTATCAACAAGGAATACCGGTTTATTTTGCTTTTGCAATTTCTTCGTCAACCAATACCTGAAATGTTTCCTCCATTGTAACTTGTAAAGGACGGAAATCGATCCCCAAATCCTTTTTTATCTTTGCATTATCAGCTTTCCATTCCACATTTACATTATTTCTTACATATTTTTTTGTAAATATTTTATTGGCCATCGGCCCAACAAGCAGGAGCAACCATTTGGGTAGCGCTTTCTTTGGTATCGGATAATTTTTTCCAAATTTTGGCTGCAAGACCAAAGCCATTTCTAAAAAATTGGTATTATGCGCTGACGTAATGTAGCGTCCTTTGGCTTCCGGAATAAAACCGGCAAAAAAATGAGCATCTGCCACGTCGCGGACATCAACCAGGCCAACGCCCATTTTGGGCGCTCCCATTTTCATTGTTCCATCACCAAGTTGTTTCATGATATTAAAACTTTCAGAAGTTGTGGCTCCCGGGTTTAACGGAGGCCCCATAACCAGGCTCGGATTAATCGTAATCAAATCCCACTGCGATTGTTTTTCAGCCAATTCCCAGGCTTTTTTCTCGGCCAGTGTTTTGGAATAAGAATAAGGCTGGTATTCCAACGAAGCGGTTGTATTCCATATTTCTTCAGTGAGAATTCCTCCAGCAGCCATCCGGCAATCTACCGCATCAGTATAAATAGCTGCACAACTGCTGGTTAAAACAATTCGCTTTACTGAGGGAGTTTGATTTGCCGTTTCCAACACATTCTCGGTTCCCAAAACGGCCGGCTCAATCAAATCCTTCTGCGGATTTTTAACAACAGTTGTAAAAGGAGATGCAGTGTGAAACACCAATTCGCATCCTTCCATTGCCTCAGCATAGGAACCTTTTTCCAGTAAATCAGATTTAAAATATTTGATTCTTCCTTTGGAATTTTTTGCAATCGCATCAAGATGAGCTATTTTTTCTTTCTTTCCCGGATTTCTGACAGCCGCATGAACGGTAAGTCCTTCTTCCAACAATTTCTTTACTAACCAACTGGCAACATATCCTGTTGCTCCTGTAACCATTACCGGTTTTGTTTTGTCTATTTGTTTCATGATTTTAATTTTTTATGTGAGTACTTACTTATATTTTTGTCAAAAAAATTTTAGATCTTATACTTCTTGAGTAATAATTGAATCATCTGATCAGGATTCAGTTTTGAGCCTTTTAGCACTGCTGATCCCAATCCATCAATAAAAAGAATCAAAAGTTGTGCTTCCAATTCAGGCGACTCGTAATTCAATTTACGAAATGCATTTGTTAAAGCCATGTTCAACGGTTCCATTTTCTTGTCGCCACTTATTTCGAGTTCCCATTTCAATTTGAATTGCAGCTTCCAGAAATCATAATCGGAAACATCAATTTTATTAGTCATTTCAATGGTTTTTCGGATTACTTCTTTTGGATCAGGTTCCATTACAATTTCAACAAAAAGTGACTTCAACCTGTTTTCACCTTCCTCTAAAATAGCTTGCAGCAATCCCTCTTTATTTCCAAAATGCCTGAAAATTAAACCTTCTGAAACCCCTGCCTTTTTTGCCACCTTACTTGTAGATGTGGCATGAAATCCCTCCTGTGCAAAAAGCTGCAATGCAGCCTGTAATATTTTCTCCTGCTTTTCAGTCATATCAAAAGTGAGTAATCGCTCACAAAAATACAAACATTTTCTAAACAAAAAAAAATTTCTCCAATTTTTAAAAAATTAATCCGGACATTAAAAATCAATCCTCTTTATGAAACATAATTTATTCAAATTGTTGTATATTAATATAAAATCTAAATCATTCGTAATGAAATCATTGTTTTTGTTCGTAAAGTATTCTCTTAGTATTGCCTTGTTTTTATTCATGGTTCTGCCTGCTTTTGCGCAGGATGGCGCCGGGCTGTATCAAAAAAACTGTGCACAATGTCATGGAGCCGATCTAAATGGAGGAAATGCCACCAGTCTGGTGGATGGTATTTGGCAATTTGGTGCTGAAAACAGTTATGTGACACGAAATATCAAGTTCGGGATTCCGCACCTTGGAATGCCCTCTTATGAAAAAACACTTTCGGACAATGAAATTCGTTCTATTGTAAGTTACATCCGCGAATCGGAAAATAATGCCGGAGCACAAAAACCACCAACGCCGGAAGAATTGGAAACCATGGATTATGATATTCATGTGGAAACCTTTGCCGATGGTCTGGAGATTCCGTGGGCGATAGATTTTCTTGACAATAATACCGCCCTAATTACTGAAAGGCCTGGAAAACTTCGAATTGTTAAAAATGGCGTACTTCAACCGGAGCCTGTAAAAAATACGCCTGAAGTTTTACATGAAGGACAAGGTGGATTACTGGATGTTGCAATTGATCCTGAATATGACAAAAACAGTTGGGTCTATCTTGCCTACAGTCACGTTTTGCCTGAATCCGGTGGGCAACGTCCACCGGCTATGACACGCCTCGAACGTGGAAAAATTGTAGATAACACCTGGACTGATGCCGAAGTAATTTTTGAAGCACCGCATGAAACTTACCGTACAACACGCCACCATTATGGCTGCCGTATTGTTTTCGATCCTTTGGGATATTTATATTTTGCTATTGGCGAACGTGGTACCGCCGAGCATGCACAGGATATTACACGGCCAAACGGAAAAGTTCACCGGATACACAAAGATGGTTCTGTCCCAAAAGATAATCCTTTTTATAATGAGAAAAACTCAATAAAATCGCTTTACTCCTTTGGGAACCGAAATATCCAGGGAATGGCAATACATCCGGCTACCGGAGAACTTTGGGCAACCGAGCATGGCCCAATGGGTGGAGACGAACTCAACCTCATCAAATCAGGAAAAAATTATGGATGGCCGGTAATAACCTACGGCTTAAACTATAACGGAACTGTAATTACTGAAGAAACACACAAAGAGGGAATGGAACAACCCATTTTGTATTGGAAACCTTCAATTGCGGTTTGCGGATTGGATTTCTACCGGGGAGATGCGTTTGAAAAGTGGAAAAACAGGCTGCTTGTTGGTGCACTAAAATATGAAGAAGTACGTCTTCTCCAAATTGAAGACGAACGTGTTGTTCACGAACAGGTTATATTAAAAGGGGCAGGCAGAGTACGGGATGTTTCTACAGGACCTGACGGAGCAATTTATGTTGTTTTAAATAATCCCGGGAAAGTTGTTCGGCTGGCACCAAAACCAAATTAATAATTCATTTTAATTAAACTTAGTTTGCCGGTTCGAGTCAAAAGTCAGCTAAAGAGACTTTGTTGTGCAGAAAACAGTATTTATAGTTGGATTTATTCAATCACTTTTTGGGATTTTAATCTTTTCTACAAAACGGCCTAGACACCTCAGCTTTTTATTTTTAACCATTTGGATGGCTGTTAACGCTATTTTTCTCGGAGCAGGATTACTTCCCTTTCAGGTAGTAAAATATTTTAAACCCGGAGTTTTCCCCGTTCTAATATTAACCGGACCACTGCTTTATTTTTATGTAAGTTCTCTTGCCATTGAAAATTTTAAGTTAAAAAAGATCCACCTTCTGCATTTAGTTCCATACTTATTAGTCTGTATTCATCGTTCTGCAACGAGTGCAGTATCCATTGTCAGTTCACCCGATTTAACACAGAACCCGAATTATCTTTATAATAAAATTTATCTTTCGCTATTGTTAATTTCTGTGTTTGTTTATTGGTTTTTAAGTTTGGATGTCATTTTAAAGCATCGAAAGAAAATCCCGTTGTATTTCTCAAATTATTCAAGTAAAAACACCTTAAGCTGGCTGATTCTGGTGCTTTCTTTATTTTTACTCTTTTTTATTAGCAACCATTTGTTATTTTTTGCACGAAATGTTTTAGCAATTACGATAAACAGATTTTCTCCTCTCTCTTTTAATTTTACTCTTTTTACCTTTATAATGATTTATTTTGGAATAAATCAATCGGTAATTTATAAAAAAGATAAAGCGCGGTCAACTGAGGATGGGCAAATTTCTCATTCAGACAATCATGAAAATAAATATGTTGGTTCTTATTTAAATGACCAACAAGTAGAAGACTTAAACGATACGGTAATAAATTATCTGAATAGTAAAAAGCCATACCTCAACCCGGAATTCAATCTGCAAATGATGGTCGATGATCTAAATATCTCAAGACATAAGTTATCGCAGGTTATTAACCGTAGTCAGAATAAAAATTTTTATAAGCTTATGAATGAATACAGGATTAGAGAGGTGAAAGAAAAGCTTGGAAACAAGGAATATAAAAATTTAACGGTATTGGGAATTGCTTTTGAATGTGGATTCAATTCTAAAACTACCTTTAACCGAATTTTTAAAGAGGAAACCGGAATGACCCCGACAAACTATATAAAGGGAACATAAGTTCAACACAGATAATAATTTTGTTGAAAAAAAAAGACCCGGTGAGATAACAACCGGGTCTCCCTATGCAATTTAGTCTCTCCTACTTTGCAAATTGATGAACATACTTTTTGTTGAAAGAGTATAAAACGGCTTTATAATTTCCCGATTCCAATTTTGAAAGATTGTATCCTGAATGAATAGGAAATTCGTTACCAATCTTAGCCTTAAATATCCGTCCATTTTCATCATAGATTTCTAATTTGAATTTTTCTTTTTTGAAGTTTAAGTAAGATAACTTCAAATTTTTGCCATCAAAAATGAAATACGGGTCTACATTCATCTCCGATTCACCAAAAATAATTTTATTGGTGGCTATTATAAAATCCTTTTCTACAGAAGCGCTGTTCATTTTCAAAGTCATTTTATATTTACCATTTTCGAGGTTCTGAACATCAAAAATCTTCTGATATGAAGAAATCGGTTTATCCGATTGTTTAAAATAAACCAAATCTCCATTTTTAGCGTAAACGCTAATCTCGAAATCAGACACATGGTCATTTACAACCGAAACAATTAGTTGGTTCGCATTCAATGGTGTTACAATCATTTTTGAAAGATCTGTTGCAGAAGCCATTGTTGCAATTGCCGCTGCCAGCAGTGTTGCTAAAATTCTCTTTGTTTTCATTTTGTTTCTTTATTAAAATTTAATTGTTTTCGTTATTTGCTTATGGTTTATAGATTTTAAACAGGAGGGGAAGTTTAACAATGCTCCGATGAAATTGGTGCCAATAAATTAGTTGGGACGTTTAAATCATTAAGCTAACTAAATTTGATTATTTATGATCAAACCTACAAAGATGAAAAAATCAAACCTTTCGAGACGAAAATTTCTTGGTACAACTGCGGCAGCAGCTACAGGAATTTCGATCATCCCATTCAATTATTCTTTTACACCACAAAGAAAAAAACCTAATTCAAAAGTAAACGGTGTCCAGTTGGGTGTTACAACATTTAGCTATATGCGTGTTCCCCATAGTTTAGAAGAAACTTTAGGATATATATTGGAAGCTGGTATTAATGCGGTTGAAATGCGAGGAGTTTTGGAGGAAGGTTTAGGCATACCGGCAGGCCCTCCCAGACGTCGGAGAGGTTCAGATTTAACTGCAAAAGAAAAAGCCGAAATTGCAGAAGCAACCAAAGCAGCTCAGGAAAAACAAAAAGAGTGGCGTTTAAGTTTACCCATGCAAAAATATGCAGATATCCGCAAGATGTACAACAACGCAGGAGTGGATATTCATATTGCCAAATTTGCACCGTCCGGATGGTCGGACGAAGAACTCGACTATGCCTATAAAGCATCCAACGTACTGGGGGCTTACGGTATAACCGACGAAGCCAGTGTTGAAGCTTGTAAACGTATGGGTAAGTTTGCAGAAAGAAACAATAGCCTGGCTATTTACCACACTCACGGGCAATTTGGTGACCCCGAATTTGACATTGATACATTATTAAGCTATTCACCGGCTAACCGTCTTAACCTGGATGTGGGGCACTATTACGGAAGTACCGGGAAACATCCAAATGATGTTATTATCAAATACCGCGATCAAATTCCAATGATTCACATGAAAGATAAAACCGGCCCCAACCATCCTGAAAAACCAAATACAAGCGTACCTTTTGGAGAAGGTAGCACACCTATAGCAGATGTACTGGAACTGCTAAAAAAAGAAAAATGGCCAATCGATGTTTTTGTTGAGCTTGAATACCAAACTCCGGAAGGTTCTGACCCAGTAAAAGAAGTAACTAAATGTATTGAATACATGCGAAATATACTGGAATAAAAGATAAACCATAATCATTTTCAGACAATCAATAGCAATTGATAAAACCTGATAAAATGGAAAATAAACTAACACGAAGAAACTTATTAAAAACTGTCGGACTTGTTGGCTCCGGTATGATACTTGGCGGTAATGCAACCGGAAATATTATTCGTCCGGAAATTTTGCATGGCAAAGCTGAAAGCGCAGTCGGAAAAGTGAACCTGGCTTTAATTGGAATTGCGAATCAGGGGGCAAATGATGCAAGACAGTTTATCAATACAGGACTTGCAAATATTGTTGCTGTATGTGATGTTGATCTCGATTCCGAGGGTTCACAAAGAACAATTCAACAAGTTCCAAAAGCAAAACAATACAGAGATTTCCGTGTAATGTTTGATGAGATGGCCG
This genomic interval carries:
- a CDS encoding NAD-dependent epimerase/dehydratase family protein, encoding MKKVIVTGATGMVGKGVLLECLDHPEISEVLAVGRNHLEIDHPKLKQLIHKDFTNFSDVKNQLTGYDACFYCLGISSVGLKEEQYKKISYEFTLALAKILLENNLQMTFNYVSGQGTDSSESGRVMWARIKGKTENDLLKLGFKQAFMFRPGIIIPLRGIKSRTKSYRFMYDYFMWLVKIVKALSPNSVVSTTQIGQAMINSMLRGFRQNVLKAKDIIELSK
- a CDS encoding metallophosphoesterase, whose translation is MKRFFPLIFLLLFLAIIAGANIYLSRRFNFYFAIENTRLLYLAFPATTAFMVFGMMPLSNSTKRWGNIIYMLAAIVMGVLLYLILSVLLVEAVNIFAHFSPKNRGILALAITSLVSVYGVFNAWNVQVTQQEIGITGLSKEIRIMHLSDIHIGHFRGKIFLEKIVRKVNRQNVDAVFITGDLFDGVINLSKESLAPLTDIHKPIFFVEGNHDKYSGVQMVKNYLTEINIHVLENEIYHWNGLQIIGLNHMAADSETFNIHTTGQKNTIKSTLESLSPDKSKPTLLLHHSPDGIQYASNHGVDLYLAGHTHAGQLFPIKYIAGLIFQYNKGLHSFNETKLFVSQGAGTFGPPMRVGTKSEITRIHLKPIK
- a CDS encoding sugar phosphate isomerase/epimerase family protein, yielding MKKSNLSRRKFLGTTAAAATGISIIPFNYSFTPQRKKPNSKVNGVQLGVTTFSYMRVPHSLEETLGYILEAGINAVEMRGVLEEGLGIPAGPPRRRRGSDLTAKEKAEIAEATKAAQEKQKEWRLSLPMQKYADIRKMYNNAGVDIHIAKFAPSGWSDEELDYAYKASNVLGAYGITDEASVEACKRMGKFAERNNSLAIYHTHGQFGDPEFDIDTLLSYSPANRLNLDVGHYYGSTGKHPNDVIIKYRDQIPMIHMKDKTGPNHPEKPNTSVPFGEGSTPIADVLELLKKEKWPIDVFVELEYQTPEGSDPVKEVTKCIEYMRNILE
- a CDS encoding oxidoreductase, which translates into the protein MENGKWTSKNIPDLTGKVIVVTGGNSGLGFESVKVFAQKGAEVILASRSMENGEKAKSEIGETKGKIVVMQLDLSSFESIKKFADDFKGKYTKIDVLLNNAGIMMTPYFTTKDGLEAQNGINHLGHFALTGQLFDLIRNTQNSRIVNVSSLAHKQGKMNFDNLLFENGKDYSPTKSYGRSKLSNLLFTYELQRRMETAGVDTLAISAHPGVSDTNLARYLEKKFLFKILKVLLNAFFQSAEMGALPQIRACVDVGVKGGEFYGPGGFREMKGYPVKVESNEASHNLADAKKLWELSEKITGVTFLSDF
- a CDS encoding PQQ-dependent sugar dehydrogenase, with protein sequence MKSLFLFVKYSLSIALFLFMVLPAFAQDGAGLYQKNCAQCHGADLNGGNATSLVDGIWQFGAENSYVTRNIKFGIPHLGMPSYEKTLSDNEIRSIVSYIRESENNAGAQKPPTPEELETMDYDIHVETFADGLEIPWAIDFLDNNTALITERPGKLRIVKNGVLQPEPVKNTPEVLHEGQGGLLDVAIDPEYDKNSWVYLAYSHVLPESGGQRPPAMTRLERGKIVDNTWTDAEVIFEAPHETYRTTRHHYGCRIVFDPLGYLYFAIGERGTAEHAQDITRPNGKVHRIHKDGSVPKDNPFYNEKNSIKSLYSFGNRNIQGMAIHPATGELWATEHGPMGGDELNLIKSGKNYGWPVITYGLNYNGTVITEETHKEGMEQPILYWKPSIAVCGLDFYRGDAFEKWKNRLLVGALKYEEVRLLQIEDERVVHEQVILKGAGRVRDVSTGPDGAIYVVLNNPGKVVRLAPKPN
- a CDS encoding CPBP family intramembrane glutamic endopeptidase, translating into MVKKKIVLATEFVVLFIGVPLFLFFEENIIHPSSVLLPVLVALILYFRKQKDFHLRDLVRLNISKKMWLQQLLVVVLSGIFLLIFVLIFEPENLFNLPRRNPAIWLAMLGFYPVFSAYGQEVVYRKFLFMRYSRLFQNKWILILASAITFSFVHIVYFSVLSLVLTFFAGIYLAWLYDKTKSVLFTAIVHGIMGFLIFTVGLGQHFWVDMMQWL
- a CDS encoding TetR/AcrR family transcriptional regulator; translated protein: MTEKQEKILQAALQLFAQEGFHATSTSKVAKKAGVSEGLIFRHFGNKEGLLQAILEEGENRLKSLFVEIVMEPDPKEVIRKTIEMTNKIDVSDYDFWKLQFKLKWELEISGDKKMEPLNMALTNAFRKLNYESPELEAQLLILFIDGLGSAVLKGSKLNPDQMIQLLLKKYKI
- a CDS encoding helix-turn-helix domain-containing protein is translated as MQKTVFIVGFIQSLFGILIFSTKRPRHLSFLFLTIWMAVNAIFLGAGLLPFQVVKYFKPGVFPVLILTGPLLYFYVSSLAIENFKLKKIHLLHLVPYLLVCIHRSATSAVSIVSSPDLTQNPNYLYNKIYLSLLLISVFVYWFLSLDVILKHRKKIPLYFSNYSSKNTLSWLILVLSLFLLFFISNHLLFFARNVLAITINRFSPLSFNFTLFTFIMIYFGINQSVIYKKDKARSTEDGQISHSDNHENKYVGSYLNDQQVEDLNDTVINYLNSKKPYLNPEFNLQMMVDDLNISRHKLSQVINRSQNKNFYKLMNEYRIREVKEKLGNKEYKNLTVLGIAFECGFNSKTTFNRIFKEETGMTPTNYIKGT
- a CDS encoding NAD-dependent epimerase/dehydratase family protein translates to MKQIDKTKPVMVTGATGYVASWLVKKLLEEGLTVHAAVRNPGKKEKIAHLDAIAKNSKGRIKYFKSDLLEKGSYAEAMEGCELVFHTASPFTTVVKNPQKDLIEPAVLGTENVLETANQTPSVKRIVLTSSCAAIYTDAVDCRMAAGGILTEEIWNTTASLEYQPYSYSKTLAEKKAWELAEKQSQWDLITINPSLVMGPPLNPGATTSESFNIMKQLGDGTMKMGAPKMGVGLVDVRDVADAHFFAGFIPEAKGRYITSAHNTNFLEMALVLQPKFGKNYPIPKKALPKWLLLLVGPMANKIFTKKYVRNNVNVEWKADNAKIKKDLGIDFRPLQVTMEETFQVLVDEEIAKAK